The proteins below come from a single Oryzomicrobium terrae genomic window:
- a CDS encoding tetratricopeptide repeat protein: MPSAPSSPPHSRPFAPPRPPFALAAWATLAGALCLSLSAPLWAVEPGAAAPSVAPSAQAKPRAGKAERSEVRAARPAGAANATGTPGAASAGEVSEGQGVYQLLIGEFAVRRGQADLATSALADLAVRTGDPKILARTVEVAGYARRFDVALEAAQRWVALQPDALEARQALVSLLVVTNRFDELPPQLAYLLEREKAQLPANLLSLNRLFPRGADRQAALRVIAEVVAPYSTLAESHFALAQAAINAGDLPRGRVEIGRALAIRPDWENAALVRAQLLAREDVRASLDSQAEFLDKYPKAKDVRLHYARQLVLERRFEDAQVQFRQLLKDEPDRADVVYAAALLAVQQRDYAFAETQLKRLLDLGPADPGLVRYQLGQLAEEQKKPEAAVGWYRQVGEGEQFVPAKSRAAQLLVRQGDVDGALALLKAARVQQPKDELPLLAAEAQVLRDANRGEEGLTLLDQALARAPNNPDLLYDSALLAERMGKVELSETRLKKLIAIQPDHAHAYNALGYSYAERNVRLGEARRLIEKAVELAPEDPFIIDSLGWVLFRQGDLPGALVQLQKAYALRADPEIAAHLGEVLWGLGRQDEARGVWKEAASRFPDNDALSAVQRRLQP; the protein is encoded by the coding sequence ATGCCCTCCGCTCCGTCGAGCCCGCCCCATTCCCGGCCCTTCGCCCCGCCCCGCCCTCCTTTCGCCCTGGCTGCCTGGGCCACCCTGGCGGGGGCCCTCTGCCTGTCGCTGTCGGCACCGCTCTGGGCGGTCGAGCCGGGGGCGGCGGCGCCGAGCGTCGCCCCCAGTGCCCAGGCCAAGCCGCGGGCCGGCAAGGCCGAGCGCAGCGAGGTGCGGGCTGCTCGTCCGGCCGGCGCCGCCAATGCCACTGGCACTCCCGGCGCCGCCAGCGCTGGCGAGGTGTCCGAGGGCCAGGGCGTATATCAATTACTGATCGGCGAATTTGCCGTGCGGCGCGGCCAGGCGGATCTGGCCACCTCGGCCCTGGCCGATCTGGCGGTGCGTACCGGCGACCCCAAGATCCTGGCGCGCACCGTGGAAGTGGCCGGCTACGCCCGGCGCTTCGACGTGGCCCTGGAGGCCGCCCAGCGCTGGGTCGCCCTCCAGCCCGATGCCCTGGAGGCCCGCCAGGCCCTGGTCAGCCTGCTGGTGGTGACCAACCGGTTTGACGAATTGCCGCCCCAGCTGGCCTACCTGCTGGAGCGGGAGAAGGCCCAGCTGCCGGCCAATCTGCTCAGTCTCAACCGCCTCTTTCCCCGCGGCGCGGACCGCCAGGCGGCACTGCGCGTGATCGCCGAGGTTGTGGCGCCTTACAGCACCCTGGCCGAGTCCCACTTCGCCCTGGCCCAGGCGGCGATCAATGCCGGCGACCTGCCCCGCGGCCGGGTCGAGATCGGCCGCGCCCTGGCGATCCGACCCGACTGGGAGAACGCTGCCCTGGTGCGCGCCCAGCTGCTGGCCCGGGAGGATGTCCGGGCATCGCTCGATTCCCAGGCCGAGTTCCTCGACAAGTACCCCAAGGCCAAGGACGTGCGTCTCCATTACGCCCGTCAGCTGGTGTTGGAGCGGCGCTTCGAGGATGCCCAGGTGCAGTTCCGTCAGTTGCTCAAGGACGAGCCCGACCGGGCCGACGTGGTGTACGCCGCCGCCCTCCTGGCCGTGCAGCAGCGTGATTACGCCTTTGCCGAAACCCAATTGAAGCGGTTGCTCGACCTCGGTCCGGCGGACCCGGGTCTGGTCCGCTATCAGCTTGGCCAGTTGGCGGAGGAACAGAAAAAGCCCGAGGCGGCGGTGGGCTGGTATCGCCAGGTGGGTGAGGGGGAGCAGTTCGTGCCGGCCAAGAGCCGGGCGGCCCAGTTGCTCGTGCGCCAGGGCGATGTGGATGGGGCCCTGGCCTTGCTCAAGGCGGCCCGGGTGCAACAACCCAAGGACGAGTTGCCCCTGCTCGCTGCCGAGGCCCAGGTGCTGCGCGACGCCAATCGTGGCGAGGAAGGACTGACCCTGCTCGACCAGGCCCTGGCCCGGGCACCGAACAATCCCGATCTGCTCTACGACTCCGCCCTGCTCGCCGAGCGCATGGGCAAGGTCGAACTGTCCGAGACCCGGCTGAAAAAGCTGATCGCCATCCAGCCGGACCACGCCCATGCCTACAACGCCCTCGGCTATTCCTACGCCGAGCGCAACGTGCGCTTGGGGGAGGCCCGGCGCCTGATCGAAAAGGCGGTGGAGTTGGCCCCGGAAGACCCGTTCATCATCGATAGCCTGGGCTGGGTGCTGTTCCGCCAGGGCGACCTGCCCGGGGCCTTGGTCCAGTTGCAGAAGGCCTATGCCCTGCGTGCCGACCCGGAGATCGCCGCCCACCTCGGCGAAGTGCTGTGGGGGCTGGGACGCCAGGACGAGGCCCGGGGCGTGTGGAAGGAGGCGGCCAGCCGCTTCCCCGACAACGACGCGCTTTCCGCCGTGCAGCGGCGCTTGCAGCCGTGA
- a CDS encoding outer membrane lipoprotein LolB, which yields MTRAKPSPSLPRRRLLQAALGAPLLLALAACSSKAPKPDQTIARPLPERDELTAFLVSGRFAVRHGEHSAAGGFSWRRAPEWRGTAANGGQSNVAQDRDQVFFYSPLGQTVAELVITPEGATLVADGRSESASSADTLVQRALGLELPLAGGADWLLARGGEVLNRDIAGRPQRIEDRGWRLDYAYPNDRPGALPERVVAVRLMDDVEVRLKLDEWEALGLEALTGRKP from the coding sequence GTGACGCGGGCGAAGCCGTCGCCGTCCCTGCCACGCCGCCGGCTGTTGCAGGCGGCTCTGGGCGCTCCCTTGTTGCTGGCCCTGGCGGCCTGTAGCAGCAAGGCGCCCAAACCCGATCAGACGATTGCCCGGCCGCTGCCGGAGCGGGACGAGCTGACGGCCTTCCTGGTCTCCGGCCGCTTTGCCGTGCGCCATGGCGAGCACAGCGCCGCCGGCGGTTTTTCCTGGCGCCGGGCGCCGGAATGGCGCGGTACGGCGGCGAACGGTGGCCAGTCGAACGTTGCCCAGGATCGGGACCAGGTCTTCTTCTACTCCCCCCTGGGGCAGACCGTGGCCGAATTGGTGATCACCCCGGAAGGGGCGACCCTGGTGGCCGACGGCCGTTCCGAATCGGCGAGCAGCGCCGACACTCTGGTGCAGCGCGCCCTGGGCCTGGAGCTGCCCCTGGCCGGTGGTGCCGACTGGTTGCTCGCCCGGGGCGGCGAGGTGCTGAACCGGGATATCGCCGGCCGGCCGCAGCGCATCGAGGACCGGGGCTGGCGTCTCGACTACGCCTACCCCAACGACCGCCCGGGCGCCTTGCCGGAACGGGTCGTGGCGGTGCGCCTGATGGACGACGTGGAAGTGCGTCTCAAGCTCGACGAATGGGAGGCCCTGGGGCTCGAGGCCTTGACGGGGCGTAAACCGTGA
- the ispE gene encoding 4-(cytidine 5'-diphospho)-2-C-methyl-D-erythritol kinase: MTGRATAPAPVWGWESAYPAPAKLNLFLHLVGRRADGYHLLQTVFRFIDRADVLRFAPRTDGQVVLATPLPDVPADTDLTVRAARLLQVESGTGRGVTITLEKRLPLGGGIGGGSSDAATVLLALNHLWGLGLSRQRLQALGLTLGADVPVFVYGRPAFAGGVGEELTPVAVPDETYLVVESPVAVPTPLIFSAPELVRDTPAIDPAGWRPGQGHNDLEAVACARFPQVAERLAWLTGAARDHGGGVARMTGSGACVFAGFSRRDAAEQALARLPAGWVGWVAAGLQDHPLRGLLAD; this comes from the coding sequence GTGACCGGACGCGCCACGGCCCCCGCGCCGGTCTGGGGCTGGGAGAGTGCCTACCCGGCCCCGGCCAAGCTCAACCTGTTCCTGCACTTGGTCGGGCGGCGCGCCGACGGCTATCACCTGCTGCAAACCGTCTTCCGCTTCATCGACCGGGCCGACGTGCTGCGTTTCGCCCCCCGGACCGATGGCCAGGTGGTGTTGGCAACGCCCCTGCCCGACGTACCGGCGGACACGGATCTGACCGTACGGGCCGCCCGCCTGCTGCAGGTCGAGAGCGGCACGGGCCGGGGCGTGACGATCACCCTGGAGAAACGGCTGCCCCTGGGCGGCGGCATCGGCGGCGGCAGTTCCGATGCCGCGACGGTGCTGCTGGCGCTCAATCACTTATGGGGGCTGGGCCTGTCGCGCCAACGCCTGCAGGCGTTGGGGCTGACCCTGGGGGCCGATGTGCCGGTGTTTGTTTATGGCCGGCCGGCGTTCGCCGGCGGCGTAGGGGAAGAGCTCACCCCAGTGGCCGTGCCCGACGAAACCTATCTGGTGGTGGAGTCCCCGGTGGCGGTGCCGACACCGCTGATCTTCTCTGCGCCCGAACTGGTGCGCGACACCCCGGCCATCGACCCGGCCGGCTGGCGTCCCGGCCAGGGGCATAACGATCTGGAGGCGGTGGCTTGCGCGCGCTTCCCGCAGGTGGCCGAGCGCCTGGCCTGGCTCACCGGAGCTGCCCGTGACCACGGCGGCGGGGTGGCCCGGATGACCGGTTCCGGGGCCTGCGTGTTCGCCGGGTTTTCCCGGCGCGATGCCGCAGAGCAAGCATTGGCGCGGCTTCCCGCTGGATGGGTCGGCTGGGTGGCGGCCGGTTTGCAGGACCATCCGCTGCGCGGCCTGCTGGCCGATTGA